Within the Ochrobactrum vermis genome, the region TCTATCTCATCTGCGGCGCAGCTTTTTCCAGCATGGCCTTTGCCAGCATCGCTGCGCTTCTGGGACCACACAAGGTTGCGCCTCTGACAATGCCATTCGTGCTGGTCGGCTGGCTCTTTCTGTTCGCAATTCTCAAGTTCGATGCCATAGAAGCCGGTCCGATGGCAAAGCCGGTTTCGCCGGAACAGTTTTCCTATGCGGTCCCTTATGTGCTTCCGACCTGGTATATGGGGATCGGCACTGCCATTGGGCAGATATTCTTTCAGGATAACTGGATCACCGGTTACATCATCCTTGCCGGTATCGCGATCCATTCCCGGATAAGCGCTCTGATGGGCCTTCTGGGAGCGGTAACGGGAGCGGTGGTTGCTGCCGTATTTGGTGGTCCCGAAGGGGCTATTCGCGACGGGCTTTTCGGCTATAACGCGGCGTTGACGGCAATTGCGCTTGGCGGCTTTTTTCTCGTTTTCAACTGGAGCAGTTTCCTTTACGCCATCTTCGGCGCCGTCGTGGCCACATGGCTATGGGCTTCGGTTGCCATATTCCTGAAACCGATCGGAATGCCGGTGCTGACCTCGACGTTTGTGCTGGTCACCTGGGTCATGCTGATCGGACAATACGCTTTCAAGGCGCTGGTGCCCGTCGCTCCGGCTGATGCGACGTCTGCGGAGGAAAATCTCAGGCGATATCGTGAGACACTTCACTCACGACCGGAATAGTCGGCTGTATTGTGTCTCGTGCCAGGCACTCGCCATGGCCAGTGCGGGAGCGGTGTTGCCGATGTCGTCGTCATTCAGCGTGCGCGCTTTTTCAACAGCGCGTTCAATCTTCGCGGCACCTGCAATGAGTATCCTCTGGCCGGCGGTATGGCCGAGCGGGACGAGGCGGATTGCGGTCATGATCTGACTTTCGACCACGCTCCACATGAGGCCGCGCAGAGCGTCGACGGGTTCAATATTCCAGTTACATGCTGCAATGGCAAAGGCTGCAGGGTAGGTGACGCGTCGTTCCGATGCGAAGTTTCGCGCCTGATCGACACCAAGCTCCGCCAGCAATGTGAGCAAGGATTCACCCATGCGGCGATCCTCAAGTTCAAGTTCGCTGCTCTCGCGACTTGCTGCAAGCCAGTCGTTCAGGCGGCAGAATTCGGCGTCGTCGTGTCGCGTCAGTGCCGAAATCATTCGCCA harbors:
- a CDS encoding urea transporter, with the protein product MQLNAMQDHPSLGFVDWTLRGIGQVVFQNNPLSGLVILFAILVNSWIYALICVLGVVASTLTAIILKADRGLVRDGLFGFNGALVALALIAFTSADFRSGALPSPEMTIYLICGAAFSSMAFASIAALLGPHKVAPLTMPFVLVGWLFLFAILKFDAIEAGPMAKPVSPEQFSYAVPYVLPTWYMGIGTAIGQIFFQDNWITGYIILAGIAIHSRISALMGLLGAVTGAVVAAVFGGPEGAIRDGLFGYNAALTAIALGGFFLVFNWSSFLYAIFGAVVATWLWASVAIFLKPIGMPVLTSTFVLVTWVMLIGQYAFKALVPVAPADATSAEENLRRYRETLHSRPE
- a CDS encoding urease accessory protein UreF, with protein sequence MPMHSPALPMLHLMRLVSPSQPVGAFSYSRGLEWAVHAGTVSNEESCADWVLGLLEHSYAALDGAIFWRMISALTRHDDAEFCRLNDWLAASRESSELELEDRRMGESLLTLLAELGVDQARNFASERRVTYPAAFAIAACNWNIEPVDALRGLMWSVVESQIMTAIRLVPLGHTAGQRILIAGAAKIERAVEKARTLNDDDIGNTAPALAMASAWHETQYSRLFRS